The genomic window GCGACGTCGGTGGTGCCCTCCTCTTCCCCGCCGTCGGCGGCGGTGCGCAGCAGCGCACTCGCCGCCGCTTCCAGCCGTTCCCCGCGCAGCCAGGGCGGCCCCGGCAGGTCGTCCCAGTAGGCGTGCAGCGTCATCGCGCGCAGCCGCGGGTGCAGCGGTGTCTCCACCCACAGGCCGTTGCCGCCCTCGTCGCTGTCGCCGGCATCGTCGTGGCGGCTGGCGACGTGCAGCGGCTGGTGGGCGTCGGCGACCAGGTGGATCAGCCAGGGCAGCGCATAGCTGCGCTCGCCCGTTGTCGAGCGCGGGTCGCGCAGCGTCCGCATCAGCTGCGGCAGTCGGCGGTCGAGTTCGCCGTCGCCGGTACGTGTGCCGTCGTCGAGGCGGTGGTCGGCGTGATGCCAGCGGCGGTGCCGCGCCATGTCCGGGAAGCCGGGCTGGGCCGCGGTCGGCGGCGCGCCGTCGTCGTGGAAGCGCCGGTCGCGCTTGATGTCGTCGGGCCAGGTCGAGGCGGCGAGGAAGGCGGCGTAGTCGGCGTCGCCCGCCTGCGTGCGGGCGAGCCAGTGCGCATGGTCGGGATGCGCGGCGAGCAGGCGGCCGGCGGCGATGCGCGCCGTCGGGCTCATCTCGCGCCAGGCGATCGCCGCCGACAGGCGGTGGCCGGCGGCGTTCCAGGCCAGCGCCGGCGCGCTCGTGGCGAGCAGCACGGCGCCCAGGATGGCGGCGCGCAGCCGGCAGCGGGCGGCCATCGCCGGCGTCAGCGCGTCGCTCCGCCGCCGGGACGGCGGTCGAGTTCGATGTCGTGGCCGGAGACCGGGTCTTCCAGCGGCTCGAGGTGGGTCAGCACCGAAGCGTGCGGCACGGCGGCGCGGACCTCGGCCTCGATTTCCTCGAGCAGGTCGTGTCCCTGCTGCACGCTCCAGGCGCCCGGCACCAGCACGTGCATGGTGACGAAGCAGCGCGCGCCGGCCTGGCGCGTGCGCAGCGCGTGGTAGTCGATGCCCTGCGCGCGGTAGCGGTCGAGCACGGCGACCACCGCCGCGTGCTGCTCGGGCGGCAGCGCGACGTCCATCAGCCCGGCGGCCGAGCGCTGCAGCAGCTGCCAGCCGGTCCACACGATGTTCGCCGCGACCAGCAGTGCCAGCAGCGGGTCCAGCCACAGCCAGCCGGTCAGCGCGACGGCGCCGACGCCGACGACGACGCCGGCCGAGGTCCACACGTCGGTCAGCAGGTGATGGGCGTCGGCTTCCAGCGTGATCGAGCGATGCTCGCGGCCGGCGGCGAGCAGAATGCGGGCGGCGCCGAGGTTGATCAGCGAGGCGAGCACCGAAACGACGAGGCCGGCGCCGATCTGTTCGAGCGGCTGCGGATGGAGCAGCCGCTCGATCGCGGCGACGGCGATGCCGACCGCCGCGGCGAGGATCAGGAAGCCCTCGAAGCCGCTGGCGAAGTATTCGGCCTTGCCGTGGCCGAAGGCATGCTCGTCGTCCGGCGGTTGCGCGGCGACGGTCAGCATCGCCAGCGCCATCAGCGCACCGGCGAGGTTCACGCCGGATTCGAGGGCGTCGGAGAGCAGGCCGACCGAGCCGGTCAGCCACCAGGCGGCGGTCTTCAGCGCTATGGTGGCGAGCGCGGCGGCGATAGACAGCCAGGCGAAGCGTTTCAGTGAAGGCGGAACCATCCCGACATTATGCCGGAACACTGTTGTAGCCATGCTACACTCCTCGGCAATTTCCTTGAGCTACAGTCGCTTGCGTACCCCTTCCCGCCCCGCTGCCCCGCCTGCCCTGGCCGCCGATTCGCTGGCCTATTCGCTGCTGCTCGCCGCGCGCGCCGTCGCTGCCGTCCTCGGCGGCAGCAACCTGCCCGACGCGCTCGCCGGCCATGCCGGCGAACCGGCCGCGGCGCGTGCCGCGGCGCAGGATCTGGCCTACGGCGCGCTGCGCCGCTTCGCTCAGGGCGACGCGCTGCTCGCCGCGCTGATCGCGCGGCCGCTGGCGCAGCCGGAACCGCGCGCGCTGCTGCTGTGCGCGCTCTATCGCCTCGAAACGCGGCCGGAAGCGGCGCACACCGTCGTCGACCAGGCGGTCGAGGCCGCCGGCCGGCTGGCCAACGGGGCCTTCCGCGGCCTGGTCAACGGCGTGCTGCGCAACTACCTGCGCCGCCGCGACGAGTTGCTGTCCGGCCTTACCGGCGACGAGGCGCGTCACTGGCACCCGGCGTGGTGGCTGCGCCGCCTGCGTACGGCCTACCCGGACGCGTGGCCGGGCATCGTCGCCGCCGGCAACGGCCTGCCGCCGATGGCGCTGCGCGTCAACCGCCGCCGCTGCAGCCGCGACGATTACCTGGCGCAGCTCGCCGCGGCCGGCATCGCGGCGCGGCCGACCGGCACCGACGGCATCCTGCTCGACCGGCCGCAGCCGGTGGATGCGCTGCCCGGCTTCTTCGCCGGCCTGGCGTCGGTGCAGGACCCCGGCGCCCAGCGCGCCGCCGAGCTGCTCGACGTCGCCGCCGGCCAGCGCGTGCTCGACGCCTGCGCGGCGCCCGGCGGCAAGGCCGCGCACCTGCTCGAACGGGCCGACGTCGCGCTGACCGCGCTCGACGTCGACGCCCGCCGCGCCCGGCGCATCGAAGAGAACCTCGGCCGGCTCGGCCTCGCCGCCACGGTGCGCGTCGCCGATGCGCGCCAGGTGAGGAAGTGGTGGGACGGCGTGCCGTTCGAGCGCATCCTCGCCGACGTGCCCTGCTCCGCGTCCGGCGTCGTCCGCCGCCATCCGGACGCCAAGTGGCTGCGCCGCGAGGACGACATCGCCGGCTTCGCCGCGACGCAGCGGCAGATCCTCGGCGCGCTGTGGCCGACGCTGGCGCCGGGCGGTAAACTGCTCTACGCCACCTGCTCGGTGTTTCCGGAAGAGAACCAGGAGCAGGTGGCCGGCTTCCTCGCTGCGGAGGCCCGGGCGGAACTGGTCGCCGAAGAACAACTGCTGCCGCAGGGGGATCATGACGGCTTCTATTACGCGCTGCTGCAGAAGGCTCGCTGAGGCGCTGTTCGCCCTCTGCCTGGCCGTGTCGACGGCGCTCGCCGCCGATATCGACCTGCGCAACGTGCAGCTCCTGCCGGCCGAGGACGGCGGCCTCGCGCTGTCCGCCGAATTCGGCCTTGACTTCAACCCGCGCCTCGAAGAGGCGGTCGGCAAGGGGCTGGCGCTCTATTTCGTCGCCGAGTTCGAACTGATCCGGCCGCGCTGGTACTGGTTCGACGAGAAGGTGGCGAAGGCCAGCCAGACCTGGCGCCTGACCTACCACGCGCTGACCCGCCAGTACCGCTTGTCCACCGGCGTCCTGCACCAGAGCTTCGGCTCGCTCGACGAGGCGCTGCGCGTGCTGTCGCGGGTGCGCCACTGGCCGGTCGTCGAGCGCGACCGCGTGCACCCCGGCGAGCGCTTCGACGCGATGCTGCGCATGCGCCTCGACGTCTCGCAGCTGCCCAAGCCGTTCCAGGTCGAGGCGCTGTCGAACCGGGACTGGCTGCTCGACACCGACTGGAAGCGGTGGACGCTGACCGTGCCGGCGGCCGGAGGCGACGGCAAATGAAGGTCCTGCTGATCGTCGCGTCGGCCTTCGCCGCCATCCTGCTCTTCCTGCTCGCCACCGCCAGCGCGAACACCGCGCTGTTCGCGCGTCACTATCCGTGGCTGATCGCGCTCAACGTGATCGTCGCGTTGGCGCTGCTGTCGCTGGTCGGCTGGCAGCTGCGCCAGCTGTGGCGCGAGCACCGGCAGCAGGTCTTCGGCTCGCGGCTGAAGCTACGGCTGATGCTCTTCTTCGGGCTGATGGCGGTGCTGCCGGGGGCGCTGATCTACGGCGTCTCGGTGCAGTTCCTGACCAAGAGCATCGAGAGCTGGTTCGACGTGCGCGTCGAGAAGGCGCTCGAATCCGGCCTCAACCTCGGCCGCAGCGCGCTCGACGCGCAGCTCGCCGACCTGATGGACAAGGCGCAGGGGGCGGCGCTCGAACTCGCCGACCTGCCCGAGTCGCAGCACCGCGCGCAGCTCAACCGCCAGCGCGAGCAGGCCGGTTCGGAAACCGCAGCACTGTTCTCGCTGTCCGGCCAGCTGCTCGGCAGCGCCACCAGCGGCCTCGGCGTGCTGCTGCCGCCGCAGCCGTCGCCGACGCAGCTGCAGCAGGCGCGCGCCGGCCGCGGCGTCGGCGCCGTCGAAGGCGAGGCCGAGCACCTCTACCTGCGCGTGCTGGTGCCGCTGGTGTCGCGCAGCCTCGGCGCCGAGCCTCGCCTGTTGCAGCTGACGCACGCGGTGCCGGCCGGCGTCGCGCAGAACGCCGAGGCGGTGCAGGAGGTCTATCGCGACTACCAGGAACTGTCGCTCGGCCGCCAGGGGCTGACGCAGATCTACGCGCTGACGCTGACGCTGACCGTGCTGCTGGCGCTGTTCGCCGCCTTCGCGCTGGCCTTCGTCATGGCGCGCCGGCTGTCGGCGCCGCTGTCGATCCTCGCCGAGGGCACGCAGGCGGTCGCCGCCGGCGACTACACGCCGCGCCAGGCGATCTACAGCCGCGACGAGCTGGGCGTGCTGACCCAGTCGTTCAGCCAGATGACGCGCCAGCTCGACGACGCGCGCAAGGAGGCCGAGCGCCACCGCGCCGAGGTCGAGGCCGGCCATGCCTACCTCGAGTCGATTCTCGCCAACCTCTCCGCCGGCGTCCTCGTCTTCGACCGCGGCTTCCGCCTGCGCAACATGAACGCCGGCGCGCTCTCCATCCTCGCCGACGACTTCGCCGGCCTGATCGGCGAGCCGATCGAGGCGTGGCCGCGCCAGCGCGTGCTCGGCGACGCGATCCGCAGCGGCTTTGCCGGCCGCAGCAGCGACGAGTGGCACACCCAGCTCGAGCTGGAGCGGCCGAACGGCATGCCGCAGGTACTGCTGCTGCGCGGCTCGAAGCTGCCGGAGGCGAGCGGCGGCGGCCACGTCGTCGTCTTCGACGACGTCACCCGGCTGATCGCCGCGCAGCGCAGCGCGGCCTGGGGCGAGGTGGCGCGCCGCCTGGCGCACGAGATCAAGAACCCGCTGACGCCGATCCAGCTCTCCGCCGAACGCCTGCAGATGAAGCTCGCCGACAAGCTCGGCAACGGCGACGCCGATTTCCTCAAGCGCGGCACGCAGACGATCATTAGCCAGGTGCAGGCGATGAAGCGGATGGTCGACGATTTCCGCGACTACGCGCGGATGCCGGCGCCGGAAGTGGCGCCGCTCGACCTCAACGGCCTCGTCGGCGAGGTGCTCGGCCTCTACGAGACCTCGCACGCCGAGGTCGCCGTCGCGCTCGCCGCCGACCTGCCGCCGGTGCTCGGCGACGCGACGCAGATGCGGCAGATCATCCACAACCTGCTGCGCAACGCCGAGGACGCGCAGGAGGGGCGGCCCGACGCCCGCATCGAGATCGCCACCCGCCGCACCGGCCGCTTTGCCGAACTCGCCGTCGCCGACGCCGGCCCCGGCTTCCCGGCCGAGATCATGGCGCGCGTCTTCGAGCCCTACGTCACCACCAAGGACAAGGGCACCGGCCTCGGGCTGGCCATCGTCAAGAAGATCGTGGACGAACACCACGGCAGCATCGACATCACCAACCGGCAACCGACGGGCGCGCAGGTCTCGATCCGCCTGCCGCTGGTTGCAGAGGAGCACTAAGGAAATGGCACAAATACTGGTCGTCGACGACGAAGTCGGCATCCGTGAACTGCTCTCGGAAATCCTCGCCGACGAGGGGCACACCGTCTGGCTGGCGGAGAACGCCACCGCTGCGCGCAAGGTGCGCGGCGAGAAGCGCCCCGACCTCGTGCTGCTCGACATCTGGATGCCCGACACCGATGGTATCTCGCTGCTCAAGGAATGGTCGGCGGGCGGCCTGCTGACGATGCCGGTGGTGATGATGTCCGGGCACGGCACGATCGACACCGCGGTCGAGGCGACGCGCTTCGGCGCCGCCGACTTCCTGGAGAAGCCGATCGCGCTGCAGAAGCTGCTCGGCACCGTGAAGAAGGCCCTGAAGCACGAGGTGGCGCCGGCCAAGGCGCCGCTGACGCTGGACGCCTTCGCCCGCTCGCCGCTGATCAAGGACCTGAAGAAGCGGCTCGAGCAGGCGGCGGCGAAGACGCCGGTGCTGCTGCTCAAGTCGGCGTCGAGCGCGATCGCCGAACTGTGCGCGCGCTCGCTGCTGGCGCCGCACGCGCCGTGGCTGGACCTCGCCGCGGCGAGCGGCCCGCTGACCCAGGAGATGCTGCAGAAGGCCGGCGGCGGCATCCTCTTCGCCGCCGACCTGGCGACCATGGGCAAGCTGCAGCAGATGAACCTGGCGTTCGCGCTGGAGCGCCTCGAAAAGAACAATGTCATGCTGATCTGCGGCACCACCAAGGCGTTGCCGGCGCTCGCCGAGAACGGCTGGGACGCCGCCGTGCTGGCCCGCGTCGGCGAGGTCTGGGTGGCGCTGCCGCAGCTCTCCGCGCACACCGACGAGGTGCCGGAGATCGCTTCGCTGCTGCTGACGCAGCTCGCCGAGCGCGGCGAGGTGCCGCCGCGCCGCTTCGCCGTCGGTGCGCTGAATGCGCTGCGCATGCACCGCTGGCAGGGCGACTGGCCGGAGCTGCAGGCGGCGGTGAAGAACCTCGCGCTGACCGCGCTCGAGGACGAGATCCTGGCCGAGGACGTCAGCCGCATCCTGCAGAGCGAGCTGCGCGAGACGAGCGACGCGCCGTCGCTGCTGCCCTTCTTCGAGCAGCCGCTGCGCGAGGCGCGCGACACCTTCGAGCGCCTCTACTTCGAGCACCAGCTGCGGCTGGAGGGTGGCAACATGACCCGCGTCGCCGAGAAATCGGGCCTCGAGCGCACCCACCTCTACCGCAAGCTGAAGCAGCTGGGCATCCAGATCGGCCGCCGCGCCGAGGAATAGCGAAGTCGCCGCCAACGCGGAACAAGGGGAACGCGCATGAAGATCGTCATCCTCGGCGCCGGCCAGGTCGGCGCCAGCGTCGCCGAAAGCCTGGTCTCGGAAGAGAACGACATCACCATCGTCGATACCGACGCGGCACGCCTCGCCTACCTGCAGGACCGCCTCGACCTGCGCACGGTGCTCGGCAACGCCGCCTGGCCGTCGGTGCTGCGCGAGGCCGGGACCGAGGATGCCGACCTGCTGATCGCGGTGACGCAGAGCGACCAGAGCAACCTGGTCGCGTGCAAGGTGGCGAAGAGCGTCTTCAACGTGCCGACCCGGATCGCCCGCCTGCGCGCCGCCGATTTCCTGGAGAGCGAGGAATTGCTGTCGGCCGACAACTTCGCCGTCGACTTCGCGCTGTGTCCCGAGGAGATCGTCACCGACTACATCGCCAAGCTGGTCGCCTTCCCCGAGGCGCTGCAGGTCGTCGAATTCGCCGGCGGCCGCGTCTGCCTGGTCGCCGTGCGCGCCTACGAGGGCGGCCTGCTCGTCGGCAAACCGATCCGCGCGATGCGCGAGCACCTGCCGCCCGGCCTCGAGGCGCGCATCCCGGCGATCTTCCGCCGCGGCCAGCCGGTCTCGCCCGACGGCGGCACCGTCATCGAGCACGGCGACGAGGTCTTCATCCTCGCCGCCACCGAGCTGATCCGGCCGGCGCTGCGCGAGCTGCGGCGCATGCAGCAGCCGGTGCGGCGGCTGATGATCGCCGGCGGCGGCAACATCGGCCTGCGCGTCGCCCGCCGCCTGCAGGAGCGCTACGAGGTCAAGGTCATCGAGCATTCGCCGGCGCGCGCCGAGCAGCTGGCGAGCGCGCTCGGCAACGCGCTGGTGCTCGCCGGCGACGCTACCGACGAGGACTTGCTGGAGCAGGAGAACATCGCCGAAATGGACATGTTCCTCGCGCTGACCAACGACGACGAGGACAACATCATGGCCGCGACGCTGGCCAAGCGGCTCGGCTGCAAGCGCGTGGTGGCGCTGATCAACCGCCGTGCCTACGCCGACATGGTGCAGGGCGGGCCGATCGACATCGGCCTGTCGCCGGCGCAGGTGTCGATCGGCGTGCTGCTGGCGCGGGTGCGGCGCGGCGACGTGGTCGGCGTGCACAGCCTGCGCCGCGGCGCCGCCGAGGCGCTGGAGCTGGTCGCCCACGGCGATGCCAAGACCTCGAAGGTGATCGGCCGCGCGATCGGCGCGATCGACTGGCCGTCGGGCGTCATCGCCGCCGCCATCGTGCGCCGGATCGACGAGCCGCAGATCGTCGGCTTCACCGACCAGGGCACGCGCATCACGCGCTACGGCGAGGTGGTCATCGCGCACCACGATACGGTGATCGAGCCGGGCGACCACGTGATCATCTTCTGCGTGAAGAAGAAGCTGGTGCGCAAGGTC from Azospira restricta includes these protein-coding regions:
- a CDS encoding cation diffusion facilitator family transporter yields the protein MVPPSLKRFAWLSIAAALATIALKTAAWWLTGSVGLLSDALESGVNLAGALMALAMLTVAAQPPDDEHAFGHGKAEYFASGFEGFLILAAAVGIAVAAIERLLHPQPLEQIGAGLVVSVLASLINLGAARILLAAGREHRSITLEADAHHLLTDVWTSAGVVVGVGAVALTGWLWLDPLLALLVAANIVWTGWQLLQRSAAGLMDVALPPEQHAAVVAVLDRYRAQGIDYHALRTRQAGARCFVTMHVLVPGAWSVQQGHDLLEEIEAEVRAAVPHASVLTHLEPLEDPVSGHDIELDRRPGGGATR
- a CDS encoding sensor histidine kinase — its product is MKVLLIVASAFAAILLFLLATASANTALFARHYPWLIALNVIVALALLSLVGWQLRQLWREHRQQVFGSRLKLRLMLFFGLMAVLPGALIYGVSVQFLTKSIESWFDVRVEKALESGLNLGRSALDAQLADLMDKAQGAALELADLPESQHRAQLNRQREQAGSETAALFSLSGQLLGSATSGLGVLLPPQPSPTQLQQARAGRGVGAVEGEAEHLYLRVLVPLVSRSLGAEPRLLQLTHAVPAGVAQNAEAVQEVYRDYQELSLGRQGLTQIYALTLTLTVLLALFAAFALAFVMARRLSAPLSILAEGTQAVAAGDYTPRQAIYSRDELGVLTQSFSQMTRQLDDARKEAERHRAEVEAGHAYLESILANLSAGVLVFDRGFRLRNMNAGALSILADDFAGLIGEPIEAWPRQRVLGDAIRSGFAGRSSDEWHTQLELERPNGMPQVLLLRGSKLPEASGGGHVVVFDDVTRLIAAQRSAAWGEVARRLAHEIKNPLTPIQLSAERLQMKLADKLGNGDADFLKRGTQTIISQVQAMKRMVDDFRDYARMPAPEVAPLDLNGLVGEVLGLYETSHAEVAVALAADLPPVLGDATQMRQIIHNLLRNAEDAQEGRPDARIEIATRRTGRFAELAVADAGPGFPAEIMARVFEPYVTTKDKGTGLGLAIVKKIVDEHHGSIDITNRQPTGAQVSIRLPLVAEEH
- a CDS encoding S1/P1 nuclease — its product is MAARCRLRAAILGAVLLATSAPALAWNAAGHRLSAAIAWREMSPTARIAAGRLLAAHPDHAHWLARTQAGDADYAAFLAASTWPDDIKRDRRFHDDGAPPTAAQPGFPDMARHRRWHHADHRLDDGTRTGDGELDRRLPQLMRTLRDPRSTTGERSYALPWLIHLVADAHQPLHVASRHDDAGDSDEGGNGLWVETPLHPRLRAMTLHAYWDDLPGPPWLRGERLEAAASALLRTAADGGEEEGTTDVARWIGESRELARSAAYAGLDDAAPAIGERYHARAQRTAQAQIVRAGRRLARLLDALLADDVSRETRR
- the trkA gene encoding Trk system potassium transporter TrkA, with translation MKIVILGAGQVGASVAESLVSEENDITIVDTDAARLAYLQDRLDLRTVLGNAAWPSVLREAGTEDADLLIAVTQSDQSNLVACKVAKSVFNVPTRIARLRAADFLESEELLSADNFAVDFALCPEEIVTDYIAKLVAFPEALQVVEFAGGRVCLVAVRAYEGGLLVGKPIRAMREHLPPGLEARIPAIFRRGQPVSPDGGTVIEHGDEVFILAATELIRPALRELRRMQQPVRRLMIAGGGNIGLRVARRLQERYEVKVIEHSPARAEQLASALGNALVLAGDATDEDLLEQENIAEMDMFLALTNDDEDNIMAATLAKRLGCKRVVALINRRAYADMVQGGPIDIGLSPAQVSIGVLLARVRRGDVVGVHSLRRGAAEALELVAHGDAKTSKVIGRAIGAIDWPSGVIAAAIVRRIDEPQIVGFTDQGTRITRYGEVVIAHHDTVIEPGDHVIIFCVKKKLVRKVEKLFQVGFGFI
- a CDS encoding DUF4390 domain-containing protein; amino-acid sequence: MTASITRCCRRLAEALFALCLAVSTALAADIDLRNVQLLPAEDGGLALSAEFGLDFNPRLEEAVGKGLALYFVAEFELIRPRWYWFDEKVAKASQTWRLTYHALTRQYRLSTGVLHQSFGSLDEALRVLSRVRHWPVVERDRVHPGERFDAMLRMRLDVSQLPKPFQVEALSNRDWLLDTDWKRWTLTVPAAGGDGK
- the rsmB gene encoding 16S rRNA (cytosine(967)-C(5))-methyltransferase RsmB, with product MLHSSAISLSYSRLRTPSRPAAPPALAADSLAYSLLLAARAVAAVLGGSNLPDALAGHAGEPAAARAAAQDLAYGALRRFAQGDALLAALIARPLAQPEPRALLLCALYRLETRPEAAHTVVDQAVEAAGRLANGAFRGLVNGVLRNYLRRRDELLSGLTGDEARHWHPAWWLRRLRTAYPDAWPGIVAAGNGLPPMALRVNRRRCSRDDYLAQLAAAGIAARPTGTDGILLDRPQPVDALPGFFAGLASVQDPGAQRAAELLDVAAGQRVLDACAAPGGKAAHLLERADVALTALDVDARRARRIEENLGRLGLAATVRVADARQVRKWWDGVPFERILADVPCSASGVVRRHPDAKWLRREDDIAGFAATQRQILGALWPTLAPGGKLLYATCSVFPEENQEQVAGFLAAEARAELVAEEQLLPQGDHDGFYYALLQKAR
- a CDS encoding sigma-54-dependent transcriptional regulator produces the protein MAQILVVDDEVGIRELLSEILADEGHTVWLAENATAARKVRGEKRPDLVLLDIWMPDTDGISLLKEWSAGGLLTMPVVMMSGHGTIDTAVEATRFGAADFLEKPIALQKLLGTVKKALKHEVAPAKAPLTLDAFARSPLIKDLKKRLEQAAAKTPVLLLKSASSAIAELCARSLLAPHAPWLDLAAASGPLTQEMLQKAGGGILFAADLATMGKLQQMNLAFALERLEKNNVMLICGTTKALPALAENGWDAAVLARVGEVWVALPQLSAHTDEVPEIASLLLTQLAERGEVPPRRFAVGALNALRMHRWQGDWPELQAAVKNLALTALEDEILAEDVSRILQSELRETSDAPSLLPFFEQPLREARDTFERLYFEHQLRLEGGNMTRVAEKSGLERTHLYRKLKQLGIQIGRRAEE